The window ACGTTGTCAATCAACTCCTGAGTGCGATTATTTTGAGACAAAATTTGTGAAAGTTGTTGTGGGCAAATCACCAAGTTGACCTTCCACACACCGGCGTTGTTGTACTTTGGAAACATTACATGATCTGGCTTGGTTTGGGATTCGGCGGTGGACATTCGATAGGGCGTGGATAATACACTGTGGTTATGGTTGGGAATGTATTGGTTGAGGGGAAGGAGATAGTAGACTTGGCCACCCTCAAGCTCCTCTTTATGGTGCAGCGCATCCGAGAATATGCTTCGGGTCTTGAAAATGGCATGCCCTGGATATTCACCGGTAATACACTCCGCCGTTATTGGCGTATACAACTCCATGATTCCCCCACCAACCGTCACTACTTTCACAATTTTGtttacttcttcttctcttgCT of the Cucumis sativus cultivar 9930 chromosome 3, Cucumber_9930_V3, whole genome shotgun sequence genome contains:
- the LOC105434805 gene encoding uncharacterized protein LOC105434805, with product MGNCMLKGAGAGAREEEVNKIVKVVTVGGGIMELYTPITAECITGEYPGHAIFKTRSIFSDALHHKEELEGGQVYYLLPLNQYIPNHNHSVLSTPYRMSTAESQTKPDHVMFPKYNNAGVWKVNLVICPQQLSQILSQNNRTQELIDNVRTVAKCGNALESASNSDHSSVAGSWKDKPHYGFK